The following are encoded in a window of Halosolutus halophilus genomic DNA:
- a CDS encoding site-2 protease family protein has protein sequence MEHAVPLFVSPPELFGSELLTWAAIGLAIYWLGIVLLRQMDLLPGFVATQGPILTIHTKRGRAFLTRLARPKRFWRAWANLGIGISLVVMVGMFVFLLSAALTSLTSPQVSSTVQQPRNVLVIPGVNDFLPLSATPGIVIGLLVGLVVHEGGHGLLCRVEDIDIDSMGVAMLAILPIGAFVEPDEESSKSASRGGQTRMFAAGVTNNFAITLLAFALLFGPIAGSIAVAPGAAVGGVASDSPAADAGIEPNDRITAIDGQPVESNADLADRIEAAEGDQLSVELNGEETVPVDRSLLVTAAMDDGPTGLAVGDAILAVDGEAVATERGFYDAVGDDEVVTLTVERGDSDEQVDLEVPIGAAVTVIEDEPLAGTIGPIEGPFVVTSFDGERIHSYADLQSALDETNAGQEVTVVGYHDGEREETTVTLGEHSQSDNGFLGISPNPGVSGLTVSDLGVQLYPADEYLAMLGGDGETRFGPITDSFLGKIGLALLLPIIGIAGGLPFNFAGFTGGIENFYEAQGALAAFGDGTVFVLANVLFWTGWINVQLGFFNCIPAFPLDGGHILRTSTEAIVSRLPIDPTRGMVRMVTTSVGLTMLVSFLAMLFAPGLLAG, from the coding sequence ATGGAACACGCCGTCCCCCTCTTCGTCTCGCCACCCGAACTCTTCGGTTCGGAACTCCTCACGTGGGCCGCCATCGGGCTCGCCATCTACTGGCTCGGGATCGTCCTGCTCCGACAGATGGATCTCTTGCCCGGTTTCGTCGCGACCCAGGGTCCGATCCTGACGATTCACACGAAACGAGGCCGGGCGTTTCTCACCAGGCTCGCGCGGCCGAAGCGATTCTGGCGCGCGTGGGCGAACCTCGGGATCGGCATCTCGCTCGTGGTGATGGTGGGCATGTTCGTCTTTCTGCTCTCGGCCGCGCTGACCTCACTCACGTCGCCACAGGTCTCCTCGACCGTTCAGCAACCCCGGAACGTCCTCGTCATCCCCGGCGTCAACGACTTCCTGCCGCTCTCGGCGACCCCCGGAATCGTCATCGGCTTGCTCGTCGGCCTGGTGGTCCACGAGGGCGGCCACGGCCTGCTCTGTCGCGTCGAGGACATCGACATCGATTCGATGGGCGTCGCGATGCTCGCGATCCTCCCGATCGGGGCGTTCGTCGAACCCGACGAGGAGAGCAGCAAGTCGGCCTCCCGCGGCGGCCAGACGCGGATGTTCGCCGCCGGCGTCACCAACAACTTCGCGATCACGCTCCTCGCCTTCGCGCTGCTGTTCGGGCCGATCGCCGGTTCGATCGCCGTCGCACCCGGGGCCGCGGTCGGTGGCGTCGCGTCCGACTCGCCCGCCGCCGACGCCGGCATCGAGCCCAACGACCGGATCACGGCGATCGACGGCCAGCCCGTCGAGTCGAACGCCGACCTCGCGGACCGGATCGAGGCCGCCGAGGGCGACCAGCTCTCGGTCGAACTCAACGGCGAGGAGACGGTCCCCGTCGATCGATCGCTGCTCGTCACCGCGGCGATGGACGACGGCCCGACGGGACTCGCCGTCGGGGACGCGATCCTCGCCGTCGACGGCGAGGCGGTCGCGACAGAACGCGGCTTCTACGACGCCGTCGGCGACGACGAGGTCGTTACCCTCACGGTCGAACGGGGCGACTCCGACGAACAGGTCGATCTCGAGGTGCCGATCGGGGCCGCAGTCACGGTGATCGAGGACGAACCGCTCGCGGGGACGATCGGACCGATCGAGGGTCCGTTCGTCGTCACCTCCTTCGACGGCGAGCGGATCCACAGTTACGCCGACCTCCAGTCGGCGCTCGACGAGACGAACGCGGGCCAGGAGGTCACCGTCGTCGGCTACCACGACGGCGAGCGCGAGGAAACGACCGTCACCCTCGGCGAGCACAGCCAGTCCGACAACGGCTTCCTGGGTATCTCCCCGAACCCCGGCGTCTCCGGGCTGACGGTGAGCGACCTCGGCGTCCAGCTCTATCCCGCCGACGAGTACCTCGCCATGCTGGGCGGCGACGGCGAAACCCGGTTCGGCCCGATCACCGACAGCTTCCTCGGGAAGATCGGACTCGCACTGCTCTTGCCGATCATCGGCATCGCGGGCGGCCTCCCGTTCAACTTCGCCGGCTTCACGGGCGGGATCGAGAACTTCTACGAGGCCCAGGGGGCACTCGCCGCGTTCGGGGACGGCACCGTCTTCGTCCTCGCGAACGTACTGTTCTGGACCGGCTGGATCAACGTTCAACTCGGCTTCTTCAACTGTATTCCCGCCTTCCCGCTGGACGGCGGCCACATCCTCCGGACCAGTACGGAGGCGATCGTCTCCCGGCTGCCGATCGATCCGACCCGGGGGATGGTTCGCATGGTGACGACCTCCGTCGGACTCACGATGCTGGTCAGCTTCCTCGCGATGCTGTTCGCGCCGGGACTGCTCGCGGGCTAA